The Haloarcula sp. CBA1127 genomic interval CAGGATATCCGCCTGCGTCCCCAGCAGTTCAGCCTGCGCCCCGGTGACCTCCTCGGCCGCGGCGTTCAGTTCGACGGCAAACAGCGTCGCGACGGACGCCGGAATAATACCGCGCGGCCCGACGAAGCTGACAAATAGCTTCTCGTTGGTGGTAAATCGGTCACCAACGGCCGAGACGAACACCAGCAGCGGTCGGATAAGCAGGGCGACCGCGAGGACGACGATGATCCCCGCTAGCCCGACGTCGATGAGCGAGGCGAGTTCCAGTTGCGCCGCCAGTGCGATGAACACGAACGAAAGCACCAACAGCGTGATGTCGCCTTTGAACTCCTCGATGTCTTCCTCGTACGGGTGGTCGACGTTCCCGAGCGCCATCCCCGCTGTGGCAGCGGCGGCGACGCCGGCCTCGGTCGCTATCGTGTTCGCGCCAGCGTAGGCGATGAGCGCCCCGGCGAGCACGAGCAGTCGGGAGTTCCGCGGTGCGTCACCGGGCGAGAGGTCGACATACTGGAGGAGGTAGTACACGACGCCGGCGACGATGAGGCCGACAAGTAGCCCCGTCCCCAGTCGAAGCGCAAATCCTCGTAGCAGGCTCTCACTGGCAACAGCTGGGTTGACCGTCTCGAAGATGACGACAGCGATGATAGCCGCGGTGACATCGTTGACGATCCCTTCCGTCTCCAGCGCGGCGGCGACGCGGTCTCGAACGGGGACGACATCAAGAATTGGCGTGATGACGGTCGGCCCGGTCGCGACCAGCAGCGCACCGATCAGGAACGCGAGGTTCCAGGAGACGGCCGCGGAGCTGAACGCGAACTTGACGGCGATAGCGGTGCCCACGAGTGCGATAGCCGCACCGACGGTAACGAGTCTGAACGTCGCGGCCGGAGCCTCGCGTAGCCGGTCGAATCGGAGGTGATAGGCCCCCTCGAAAACGATGATTGCGACCGCTAAGCCGACGATTGCCGACAGCGCTCCACCGAAGGTACCGTCACCGATGATGCTCAGTCCGGGCTGGCCGATGATGACACCCACCAGCAGGTAGAAGATAATGCTGGGCACGCGCAGGCGCGCGGCGAGGACCTGTGCAAGAACGCCGAGTCCGATGATACCGGCGACAAGCGGAATCAGTAGCCCCGAACTACCAGCCACAGTTGGCCTCCATCTGTCCAGCCTAACGCATCGCCCTCGTATAAACGCATTCACTCACCGGCACACGGGGGCTCCATTGGGACCGCAGTCCCAGGCCCGTTGTGACGGTTGGCTATTCTTCCCGGTTATCGAGCGCCACAAGGACGCCGCGGACGTTCAGGCGCATCTCGG includes:
- a CDS encoding cation:proton antiporter, translating into MAGSSGLLIPLVAGIIGLGVLAQVLAARLRVPSIIFYLLVGVIIGQPGLSIIGDGTFGGALSAIVGLAVAIIVFEGAYHLRFDRLREAPAATFRLVTVGAAIALVGTAIAVKFAFSSAAVSWNLAFLIGALLVATGPTVITPILDVVPVRDRVAAALETEGIVNDVTAAIIAVVIFETVNPAVASESLLRGFALRLGTGLLVGLIVAGVVYYLLQYVDLSPGDAPRNSRLLVLAGALIAYAGANTIATEAGVAAAATAGMALGNVDHPYEEDIEEFKGDITLLVLSFVFIALAAQLELASLIDVGLAGIIVVLAVALLIRPLLVFVSAVGDRFTTNEKLFVSFVGPRGIIPASVATLFAVELNAAAEEVTGAQAELLGTQADILLGTVFLVIFATALFEGGLARYIAEKLDVIPMRVIIVGGGQVGRALAARLEDRGENVVIIEEEEESVERARNEGYAVEIGDGTDTDVLRSAGAENAKTVVAATGDDDANLLVSQLASSKFGVERVIARANNPDNVEAFEDLGVRTISSAMATAWAIDNQIERPAIAHWMTDVGRSGDVQEVEVKNQKLIGKPIREVGPMLPDACLVALVSGELHENAEVPTADYVLEEGDMVTLLGRRESVRDGMKMVSGD